In Alnus glutinosa chromosome 7, dhAlnGlut1.1, whole genome shotgun sequence, the sequence TCTTGATGAATGATGAACTAAAGCAAAGAAAATGTGTATAAAGTTTGCTTAATCTACCTGTATACCAACACCCGGATGCCAGACTTGACAAGTGCACCCAGAACATGGATGGTAGGGACTTCCAGATTTTGCATATCATATTTGACGACCCTGATATTAAGGAAGAAAACCGCCAATGTCACAAGAATGAGAAGAAACCAAGTAGAATGTCTCTTactttgaaaagaagaaaaacagaacaaCGAATCAAGGTATCAAGGTCAGAGGAGAAAAGCAATGCATATTATTAACGAAAAGATCATGTTTATTTAGGCAATGGAATCAATTAGAGTTACGTCCTTCCTTACTTGCTGCAAGGAGTCCATCTGCTGAGTCCAATAAGCCGAGCATGAAAAGCCTTCTGTACTTCTTTCCGGTTCAAGTAGTTCAATATTTCTTTTCCCAGACAAACATCTATTTTCTGTGTGTCTTGCTGCAAGTGGGAGAGGAAAACATAAGTATGCAAATGAAACAGAGGAAGCCAGAGTTTCCATACAAGTTTGAGGCAAGCAACGAAGAGAAAATGTGTATGAGAAAAAGCCAATTCTCACCAGTTGATTCAACACTTCAGGTTGTGAAAGAAGCGATGGTAAGCAGACATCAAGAGTGACATCATATCCGTCGATAAAGTTACCAATTTCTCTTGAAAATTGGCTTATTACTTTGGAGCAAACTGGGGTGAGGGAGCCACCCATATTTAACTGTCTTTCGATTTGGGAGTAATTACAGATTGAAGTGGAACTTTCATAAGCTGAATCAGATATTAATCCGTGAGACCATAAGAACTCAGCCCGGGAGTTGATGTCAGTATTGAACTCCAGTAGAGGATTCCCTATCTGCAGCCATGGGAATTTGAGCAAATTAAATTTGGAGTAAAAAGTTGGGATAAGGACCTATGGCAATTATCTGCctgaattgctagcaatttagATACGTAATATGAGATGTCTCGTATGGGACTCACTTGTTAGAATAGATAGTatggagaaatgattgttgtacaactcttgacacaatttctgtacaactccaacaactttttttcaaactaaccattgatTCTGTTTTCCCTACATTTGGGTCCTACATATCCAGtggttgattttaaaagaaagtagttaaaattgtacaaaagttTTTAAAGTATCATCTATTTGGTAgaccaaaatttatttgggcagGTAGGTCCCATGTGAGTTCTCTAACATTAACCTTGTCTCCACATTGGATCAAAAACAGGCCTAGAAGAATAAAAAACCGCTAATTCGTATAGAGTCATCGAACCGGCCCAACCAGCAACTAGAGCTGTATGCATTGTATAGACAAAAAGCAAACGACCCGGATCATTGTGCTGAAATTGTTAGCAATTCGAACACCTAATTACTGTGgatcataataaaaattgaagcatTGAGATTGAATGGTTCTTTTCTTCTACTTACAGCTATGCCCTTGAGATTGAATTTCGCGTTAGATTGAATAATGAGGTGTGCGAGTTGTGGAACATAGTGTCCTGGTAAGAAGGAGAATTTTCATCAGTTTCTCCTCTCTCAATCTGTACAAGTTGTTTCTATTTACTTAGAACATACCTGCATAGCTCTCCCCTGTGATGAAAAAATCTCTACTTTTGTACTGTGGGAATTTTGTGAACCAGCGCTCAAGGAACACTAGGTTGTCTTGTGCTGTAAATGAACAAAACCAGAATACCTATTAAGAATATCTCTTTTGGTGTACACATCGGTTTGATGGAATAAGTTATGAAGTCAAAACCTGTCAGTTCATCGTTCACTGAATCATAGAATGATGTGTTAGCAGAGTAGGAGAATCCAACTCCTGCTGGTGATTCCAGGTATAACATATTTGCTTCTGCAACAGAGAGAAACTTACAAGTAAATCTGACAATTACCTGAATATAATCTTATGAGCAGTCACATTCACATtcaacacacaaaaaaaagaaaaagaaaaattatgggGTTACCTTTATTCCAGCTATAATAATTTCTGACGAGACTGTCTCCGCTTGGCCTAAAAGGCCCATGCTCGGAAAAGGCTCCAGATCCAATCGATGAACAGCCAGGTCCTTCAAAACCCATTAAGGATTTCATTAATTCAAGCCAGTTGAGATTTTAGAGcagtttaatatataaaataacatgaATATTACCGCCATTCAACCAAAGAACAAGAGGCTTTGAAGCTGGTTCTGTTTCTGCTTCAACGAAGTAGTAAAACAGAGATCTCTGTTGCTTTTCATCAATGGTTACATATCCAGCATATTGCTGGAAACTGACCGGTGGCTGCCCTGGCAAGCTGATGATTTTATCATCTCCTGAAGGAGAGCCCAGTGTTAAGCATACCTGCGCTAGAGTTGCACAGATTGTTCCGATGATAATCCATGATTGATGTTGCATAATGAGACTAAGagacaggagagagagagagagagagagagagagagggcgatGTAACTTGACTATGTTTCTTGTGGAGAAAATTGATACTAGCCTTGCAAAACCGACATTTCCTGTAGTAAGATAATCATCCAGTCAAGTCCTATGGAAATATCTACAATCCTCCGCTAAATCTTTCAAACTTTGTCCTTTATTTCACATGCAATGTCATGACTTTAACTTTTCACTAAACTTGTTTTCACTTAActtttcacatgcaaaatattCAAATAACTTTCTTACTTATATTCAAATAACAGGGCTAATCAGAAATCATTTATCTCATGCTTATGTAAAATAATGTAGAGTTGTACTTACAGGTTGGACTTAAACTCTTGAAATTAATCATTTGACACCGTACTCTCACTCCATTGATATTGTATCTAAACATTAGTCTCTATAATATGCTTGG encodes:
- the LOC133873728 gene encoding serine carboxypeptidase-like 45, whose product is MQHQSWIIIGTICATLAQVCLTLGSPSGDDKIISLPGQPPVSFQQYAGYVTIDEKQQRSLFYYFVEAETEPASKPLVLWLNGGPGCSSIGSGAFSEHGPFRPSGDSLVRNYYSWNKEANMLYLESPAGVGFSYSANTSFYDSVNDELTAQDNLVFLERWFTKFPQYKSRDFFITGESYAGHYVPQLAHLIIQSNAKFNLKGIAIGNPLLEFNTDINSRAEFLWSHGLISDSAYESSTSICNYSQIERQLNMGGSLTPVCSKVISQFSREIGNFIDGYDVTLDVCLPSLLSQPEVLNQLQDTQKIDVCLGKEILNYLNRKEVQKAFHARLIGLSRWTPCSKVVKYDMQNLEVPTIHVLGALVKSGIRVLVYSGDQDSIIPLTGTRTLVNGLAKELGLDTVVPYRTWFEGRQVAGWTQVYDDMLSFATIRGGSHKAPFSQPKKSLVLLSAFLAGKPLPEALS